cagtcgcctcagacaccgagcgagggatgaccaggggtacgttcgatacataaccgaggctcaggctgcgctcccgaggtaccctaggacatttccgagaccagcgggaacgatcttgtaacggaatcccatcggagggaggcatcgagccctcggaccccatcgccaggggaccgggtccggcaaatcacccgcaggtacttttgggcgtgcctctaggcccctagccaacccccaacgaacggggcacggacgtccactcggattacccgcttgcagctcgccggagacaccatgttcggtgcccatcgagggtaacatggcgcactccccccctcctccttgcggaaaggcgacgtaggggcgtatgtaaaaagccgagtctgtccctgatcgtcctctcgccctgtgcagaggctcgggggctgctctcgcaaaaaccggctccggccgaaccgttgacagcgtcaacataccagcccgagagcttgggccccgaccgtgcacccgggctacggccagttcgcatgagggaacgaccagaccagccgaagcattacgcaaggtattaagacctcgaaggagtgtaaccactcctccgaggcctcgggggctacacccggcgggtgcgctcgcgcgcacccaccggaacgaaatgcaaccgagaaaggcaggtccccttgcaaaaaagtgcgacgaaagcctccaagcgagtgctaacactcccttcgaggctcgggggctactgtcggggaccataattaggggtaccctcaagacgcctaattctcagctcgtaacccccatcagcataaagctgcaaaggcctgatgggtacgattaagtcagggatcggtccacacgagtgactcgatcacgcttcacccgagcctagcctcggccaaaggcagccgacctcgagagacttccgtctcgcccgaggcccccctttttacggcggacacatcaccggctcgcccgaggccttggcttcgctcagaagcaaccctgactaaatcgccacaccgactgaccaagttgcaggagcatttaacgcaaaggtggcctgacacctttatcctgacacgcgcccccccccccggcagagccaaagtgaccgccgtcactccaccgctcctctgaccggtctgacagaaggacagtgccgcctgcgccactccgactgcggtgccactcgacagagtgagtctgacaggcagtcaggccttgccaaaggcgctacggcgaactccgctccgcccgaccccagggctcggactcgggctaagacccggaagacggcgaactccgctccgcccgaccccagggctcggactcgggctaagactcggaagacggcgaactccgctccgcccgaccccagggctcggactcgggctaagacccggaagacggcgaactccgctccgcccgaccccagggctcggactcgggctaagacccggaagacggcgaactccgctccgcccgaccccagggctcggactcgggctaagacccggaagacggcgaactccgctccgcccgaccccagggctcggactcgggctaagacccggaagacgacgaaactctacctcgcccgacccccgggctcggactccgccctgccctcggccgaacgacttccgcctcgcccgaccccatggctcgggctcggcctcggcaacagaggacagtctcaacctcggcttcggaggagcccccacgtcaccctgcctagggcacagacccgccacgtcaacaggaagcgccatcatcatcctaccccgaatcgactcgggtcacggagaacaagaccggcgtcccatccggccaactccgccggatgggcaatgatggcgctccacaagctctgtgacgacggcggcccccagctctcttacggaagcagggcgacgtcagcaaggattcgaccgctccaacagctgtccctccgccaggctccgtcgcacctccgacagccacgacatcatgccagcaaggtgccaagacctctccggctgccacattggcatgtacctagggcgctagctctctctccgctagacacgtagcactctgctacaccccccattgtacacctggatcctctccttacgactataaaaggaaggaccagggccttcttagagaaggttggccgcgcgggaccgaggacgggacaggcgctctcttggggccgctcgcttccctcacccgcgtggacgcttgtaacccccctactgcaagcacacctgacctgggcgtgggacgaacacgaaggccgcgggacttccacctctctcacgctcgactccggccacctcgcctctccccccttcgcgctcgcccacgcgctcgacccatctgggctggggcacgcagcacactcactcgtcggcttagggacccccctgtctcgaaacgccgacagatagaAAATATGGAAAAACGAGAATAGCTAGCGACGAGCAAATAGATAGGAGATTTCACGTATTCTAAGAAACTGAGTGTATTACGTGTGGGACCAAGTATTAGTGGTGAGATAAATTATTATTTTTATTCTTCTCCCACCTCCACAGTCACTTTTCGCTGCTAGGCTTACACCAAATTCCTAGGACAGCTGTTGTTTAAGAAGAATAAAATCTTCCTTTTTCGAAAAGAAAATAGATGGTTGCTTTTTAGTCGTACCAACAAGCTTTTATGGGTGCAGGTTGACAAGCACGtgatttcgtttgtttaaaaaaaATGGACAAGCACGTGCATGTTATATTGGCACGGTATACTTGCACGCGAGAAATTCATTTGCTGTACCTTGGACGCACATGGCCCTCCCCTCTTGCCGAGTTCAGAGGCCTGCTCCTCTCTGCGAAGAGACGACCCACTCGTCAGAGACACCCAGTGATCCATATGGCAACGGTCAAGTGCCCGCCATCCGCCAATGCCAAGCGACTCCAACGGATACTTTCGCAGCTAACAGCTTTTCTATTTTCCCCTTCCCAGTTCCGACACCCGCGCTCATAACCCTCTGTTCCCACGCCCCCTCTGCCCCACTCCCAAAATCTTGACGCCTGACGTCCCCACAAGTGATCGGCATGAGTAACACAGCTGAGGAAAAcactggcggcggcggcggcggcagcacccCGACGCGCGTTGTGGTAGTCGAGCGCGTGGTGACGGTGGAGTACCTGGAGCCGTCCATGTCGCGGGAGCTGCTGGGCAAGTTCCCGGACCCATCCGCCTTCGACTTCGACTACTCGCAGAGCGGAATCTGGTCGCCGCTCAACAAGGTCCCGCGCGGCGGCGCGTGCGAGCCCGAGACGGCCGACGCCACCAACTCCTCGACCGACTTCCTCATCGCCAACCCGAAGCGCAGGGCGAGGGCCGGCGGCCGGCCCAAGGACTCGGCCGGCGGCGGGAGGTCCAGGTGGAGGCGCAGACGGCTGCGGCGAGACGGGTCCTTCCTGGACCTCCACGAGACTGGCAGGGCCAGGCTCGACTTCTCGCCGCCGGCACCTTCCCCCGCGAAGGTAGTAGCCGCCCACTTGCCTTCATTAAGCTTTGCTGAAATAGTCGTGAGCAATTGAGCATCACGCGGGTTTCCACTGATTGGTTGGACTTGGGGGCGGTTCAGGAGGGGTGGAGGTGGGTGCTCAAGGCGGCCATCAGGAAGTTCAAGGCGCGGCAGCGGCGGTCCCGGCAGGCTCCCCTGCTCCAGATGGTCCTCCCCATGCTGTGATGATCGATCGATCGATCTCGCGCGCTCACACGAATTGTGCTTGCCTTTTGTTTCCACTTGTTCCATCACAGTTCTATTCATTGCATCCGGACGCTGGTCCATGCCTCGCCTGTATTATAGTTGAGTTCAGATTTGCTTCAAGTTGTATTGTAACCGTGTAATGCAGCTAATGCTCTTGCTGGAGAAATATATTGGTGTACATCTTTTCATTCGATTTCAATCCCTTCAGGCTCCAAGTGAGAGGAGGATATTCATGGAACAATGCAGGGATCACTGGATCAGGGTGCTAGGAACTTCTGTGACAGGCTTCCACCATTTCCACGTGTCGTTGATAAACATGCAAGTGTCAAAACTGATCTTAGCATAAGCATATGGTACATAAACATATAGCAAATGTACATAGGATCTTAAGCAAAATCTAACACATGATCACGACTCATACAGATACAGAAGAATTAAGTAGATGGGTGCCAGACCAACGTTAGACATCGCCATCAGTGGTTTTTGTGTCGCTCCCACCTGGCGCTTATCCAGCCGCCCGGAATTATAAAAAAAAAATGAGACAAGTGGGATCCAAACACAGGATGCAAGGATCTAAGCCCCACGCCTTAACCACTACAGCTCTTGCTACTTTGTGTTATATAAAAGGTAGATGATAATAATTTGAAAATTAAAAAATCGTGTTTGAATAAAGAAATAATTGGATCTATATCATTAAAAGATTACAACTTTATATATATATCATAGACTCCACCTATCATTGACTCATGGGAAATGTTTACAaatatgatatataaaaactaTAGTAATGTATAATCAACTAATATATAGAAACCATAGTGTCATCTAactattagtcgtagacatagtaGATAAGTGTGGTTCGACGGCATAGGGTTTGGGAACCATCTGCAAGTGCAGGGGCGACACTTTGTTAGGCTAGTCTGGTGTACAAGCACCAAGGTAGATGCAAATTTTATCAAAGAGTTGATTCTGGGAGCTTGAATATAGTAATATATTGGAAAAAAGACATGTCCTCCTTACGCTGGCATTACGTATGATTGCTCTTTCTTCATGATTGAACGGCCGTTTAGGCAAAACGAGCTTAGTAAAGTTTACCAAAGAGTTGATTCTGCAAAggggaaaaaaaggaagacgattCTGGTAGAAAACTGAGCAGCAACATAAGATCCTTTTTCCTAGCTTCTCTGGCTAACACTGATGTTCCTGGCTGCAGGAAGCCGGGAATAAGCTACAAACTCTCTTCAGCCATGGCTACTAAGAAACACTAGACATGACGTGCTACAAAAGTACAGTGACTACGTTTCACCCAGTCCATCACCCTCTCCATGAAGATAGGAGTACATAGCATCATCTGGCCGTGGCCTCAACACAGATTACTGCGGAGTTTCTCGGTGCCCCCATACCACCTTGCTTGCGCGTGCAAATGAGTGAAGCTGTGAGCTTCTTTGGACGGGAAGCTAGAAAGCTTTTTCTGAAATGGTCACGAGGCAGAAATTAGTGTCAGTAGCCATGCATGCTTTAAGGCTGGACGCTACCGCTGCTACTGCTCCTGTTTCACCAGGAAATCAAATTTGACTCAATGTGCAAAGCTCGATTCTGCGAACATGCATAGCTTTGTAATTTCATGATATGTTCGAAATGAATGTTGAGAGAAGTTTCAAGTATAAAAGGAGCTTGAGAGCATTTACTTGTCTGACCATTTTACTGCGTCCTATTTGCGGGACTCCACCAGGATGTAAACCGGTTTCCCGTTGAGCTTATAGAAATCCTGCACATTGAAAAAAAAAATGGAACCTCAGTAGATATGAGGGAATAGTATATACACTCCTTGATATGCCTCTCTTTCATAAGAAAAGGTTGGATTAAAAAAAAATAGTCATCCTCGCATCTAAAATATCCTTACTGAATAGGCAGACTTGAGTGGACTATGGCACTAGCGTAGTTTCCCAACCCTCTCTCTATCATCATATCTGGAAATATCAAGTCCTGCTACATATGCTAGATTCCAAAGAGTTCAACCTAGCCATATCCCTTTTGTTGTGGCTAATGGTTATCAGCTATCTCATCCATAGGAAAAAATACATGGTCGCGTGgtatttaaagttataaattaagGTAGGCTATTCTTATCACCTACGTAAAAGGACATAACCAGTGCCAGACGCTTCCATATGTGTGATTTAGGAAAGAAAAAACCCAAATGACATTTGGAGAAGAAATAAACTGAGGCAAACCTTCATCCGCAAATGTGAAGAGGCTGCTTTGAACCCCACGTCCCGGTGAGCTCTCACCATTGCACACTAGGCATATAATTCTTATAACAAAAAATAATTTACCCTAACCACATGCACCTATCTGTCACTGAAGTTACATACAAAAGATATCCACAAGTTTTTTTACCTTAAGGAGGGTGTTAAGAAGCAAAATGTTTTTGGAGTTTTATTGTTTTAAGATAAAATCATGTTATTGGAGAATACAGTGGTTGTTTGCCTACTTGTAAAAAACTCTGAGCATGTATTTTTGAAGTATTTGAAACTTTGCTCCAACCCAAAGTTTTGGTGAATAACTAGCTTCTTGCACATGCATACCAATACCATGGTTTGAGATACTTTACCTCAAAACACCATGGTTTTTAAAATACTTTGTTTTCAAACACACGCTGAGGTTGCTCTCGGTTTTACTCGTAGGAGGAAAAGATATCGGCTAGATGATACCATTTCATTTATTAAAAATCTGCAGTCACATGTACAGGAATAGTTACAGGCAGACTAGTTTTTTTTTACACTGGCCTTGTTCTATTGCGTCTTTCCTCCCTCAGACCGAGATGGAATACTTCCTCAATTTCCTTTAGCTAACTGAAGTGCATGTAAGGAGCATATTGGTGCACCTTGAGAAAAAAGAAATATACATTTGGTAGCTTTTTTGAACGAACTTAGATTTTGGTACCTTAAACTTGGGAAGCCCAATGAGGCATGCACACTCAACCACGTTAGCTCCTGCGCGCTCTGGAAAAGCAAAGAATTTCAGCAGTCATGGAGCTAGTATGAAACTGGAAGCTCAATTGCATGCAACAGTCCACACAAAACAACATTTTTTTTAATTTGGTAAAAATAAGAGGAATGGAACATAGTTGAAAACTTCTAACATAGTGGTATCCCTTGTTTGCTTGTTATATGAGACATGAGTGCTCAGTTCCTATCAACAAACTTTTGGCTTGTAACATCAAATAAATGAGGTTGTGCATCCAGTCTCATTGAAATCATGCCAATAGTTATTAGCTACCCCATATAGGGCATATCATTCAGACAACACTTTGTCCTATGATGAATAAACAGCTTGTCCCGCTTAAGGACAAATTTCGTTTGTAGTCAAAAGAACATGATGCCCTCCACAAGATAC
This portion of the Zea mays cultivar B73 chromosome 2, Zm-B73-REFERENCE-NAM-5.0, whole genome shotgun sequence genome encodes:
- the LOC100275131 gene encoding uncharacterized protein LOC100275131, which produces MSNTAEENTGGGGGGSTPTRVVVVERVVTVEYLEPSMSRELLGKFPDPSAFDFDYSQSGIWSPLNKVPRGGACEPETADATNSSTDFLIANPKRRARAGGRPKDSAGGGRSRWRRRRLRRDGSFLDLHETGRARLDFSPPAPSPAKEGWRWVLKAAIRKFKARQRRSRQAPLLQMVLPML